One segment of Lachancea thermotolerans CBS 6340 chromosome E complete sequence DNA contains the following:
- the GIT1 gene encoding Git1p (similar to uniprot|P25346 YCR098C Saccharomyces cerevisiae GIT1 Plasma membrane permease mediates uptake of the phosphatidylinositol metabolite glycerophosphoinositol) gives MSETNRYVTYDADARKMRVNTSREKRLYNTFMIVAAGFALISDGYQNNVMSMLNKVFPLEYGKHAYNGDVSTRVSNASLVGTILGQVTIGVACDYMGRKWAILVATLMLVGGSALCAASHGKTVSGMFWMLTVMRGVTGFGIGAEYPCCSVSANEAANEHSEKKRGGIMVMVTNLPLSLGGPFANIIFLIVFSICGKNHLNALWRVMFALGCFWPLSVFYFRWKTSTNTLFQKGQFKSQIPYWLTIKYTWKRLLGRCFVWFCYDFVAFSNSLFSGTIISLVIKNGNDLKTIAEWNLLLGIIAVPGCFVGAWLCDRIGRKYTLMFGFSGYLVFGLIIGCAWDKISKITALFIIFYGLMNGLANAGPGDMLGLVSSESFPTAVRGTCYGLSAAIGKVGAVVGTECFTPIKDRLGIRWVFIIAALCGVAGIIATWLLIPHLLESDLMEQDINFHNFLVKHGWSGTMGFDTEDRLENKNSDADETADSLNKDLNPEIITREISV, from the coding sequence ATGAGTGAAACTAACAGATATGTTACGTACGATGCCGACGCCAGAAAGATGCGCGTCAACACTTCGAGAGAGAAACGCCTGTACAATACATTTATGATTGTCGCTGCGGGCTTTGCTTTAATTTCAGATGGCTACCAAAACAACGTTATGTCTATGCTTAATAAAGTTTTTCCACTAGAGTACGGCAAACACGCATACAACGGTGACGTTTCCACACGAGTCTCAAACGCTTCATTGGTTGGAACAATTTTAGGACAGGTTACCATAGGTGTCGCTTGTGACTATATGGGTCGGAAATGGGCGATTCTGGTGGCAACTCTGATGCTGGTGGGCGGTTCAGCACTTTGTGCAGCATCGCACGGTAAAACGGTAAGCGGGATGTTTTGGATGTTAACTGTGATGAGAGGAGTGACCGGGTTTGGGATAGGTGCTGAATATCCCTGTTGCTCGGTGAGTGCGAACGAGGCAGCGAATGAGCATAGCGAGAAAAAACGTGGCGGGATCATGGTTATGGTCACTAACCTTCCCCTATCGTTGGGAGGCCCTTTTGCCAACATTATCTTTCTCATCGTGTTTTCGATTTGCGGAAAAAATCACCTGAATGCTCTCTGGAGAGTCATGTTCGCACTTGGTTGCTTTTGGCCTCTGAGCGTGTTTTACTTCCGCTGGAAGACCAGCACTAACACACTTTTCCAGAAAGGCCAGTTCAAATCACAAATTCCCTATTGGCTCACCATTAAATACACTTGGAAGagacttcttggaaggtgTTTTGTATGGTTCTGTTACGACTTTGTTGCCTTCAGCAACAGTTTGTTCAGCGGAACCATTATCAGCCTGGTTATAAAGAACGGCAATGACCTGAAAACAATTGCTGAATGGAATTTGTTGCTTGGAATCATCGCGGTACCAGGCTGCTTTGTAGGTGCGTGGCTGTGCGACAGGATTGGACGCAAGTACACGCTGATGTTTGGCTTCAGCGGATACTTGGTTTTCGGGCTTATCATTGGTTGCGCCTGGGAcaagatctcaaaaataacGGCCCTGTTCATTATATTCTATGGTTTGATGAATGGGCTAGCAAACGCGGGGCCCGGTGATATGCTTGGGTTGGTTTCCAGCGAGTCTTTCCCCACAGCCGTTCGCGGTACTTGCTACGGCTTGAGTGCTGCTATAGGAAAAGTTGGCGCAGTCGTAGGAACAGAGTGCTTTACTCCCATCAAGGATCGCTTGGGAATCCGCTGGGTATTCATTATTGCAGCCCTTTGCGGAGTTGCCGGCATCATTGCGACATGGCTACTGATTCCTCACCTACTGGAGAGCGACCTTATGGAGCAAGATATCAATTTCCACAACTTTCTGGTAAAGCATGGATGGTCTGGTACTATGGGATTCGATACCGAAGATCGTCtcgagaacaaaaacagtGATGCTGATGAGACCGCTGATTCTCTAAACAAAGATTTAAATCCCGAAATTATTACGCGCGAAATATCTGTATGA
- the YPS7 gene encoding putative aspartic endopeptidase (weakly similar to uniprot|Q66RD4 Saccharomyces cerevisiae YDR349C YPS7 Putative GPI-anchored aspartic protease located in the cytoplasm and endoplasmic reticulum), whose protein sequence is MLIFAVFVFAVALVRGASQSSSENSIDSFPVLTANRDRAGLYYVNASFGTPGQSQKLRIDLVQPYMWVFSEDMRQARQNRSARAKAETYYNASKSSTHEKLNGDKIWSMHFMDHIAFNGTTVMDEVSFMWSSTSSSSDVATGDSNTTQDFSSANTSRISDKSFSFLSANEVAAYIQQGALGLAGRAAQTGYDNDSSDFDSSYVLLDRLVDESLIYTSSFSMWMGADTRDPLESPEPSNGCGKVIFGAVDTSLYTGDFVKFDTIPFHNARTGETSRGYPIIPLTKVNVQSKSGETKNMTSDSFLEPVLIDSRFRYNYLPLEIIVQIAMQANAYYVESLNRWLLACDVGRLGASIIFEFGNLSINVPLNNLMGPTFDSDTNGTLHFSNKQQACELKLLPSTASGFNVLGGAFIKNVYMAAELESNQVALAQAQKVSSVTTTSSTAELSPTPTSSKSEEGGDDAASHLSYFNLKPAKTISAIKSGMIPFATTNNLTSFQTMMLSDKATMSTSPNTRLFNQFTATISSDGVIFTGRSFYNTTNDVSVSSTTSASFALSETTSKSNAARTNFPLQSVGGSGLSMHFYSVTVLLISAAIFAL, encoded by the coding sequence ATGCTGATTTTTGCAGTCTTTGTGTTCGCGGTAGCCCTTGTACGAGGCGCATCACAGAGCTCGTCAGAAAATTCCATTGATTCGTTTCCAGTATTAACTGCGAATAGAGACCGTGCAGGCCTATACTATGTTAATGCGTCTTTCGGTACCCCGGGCCAGTCTCAAAAGCTAAGGATAGACTTGGTGCAGCCTTATATGTGGGTCTTTAGTGAGGACATGCGGCAAGCTCGCCAGAATAGAAGCGCTAGAGCCAAAGCGGAGACATACTACAACGCAAGCAAAAGCTCAACACATGAAAAACTCAATGGCGACAAGATATGGAGCATGCATTTCATGGACCACATTGCATTTAACGGAACAACAGTCATGGACGAAGTGAGCTTCATGTGGTCCTCTacttcttcgagctcgGACGTTGCTACTGGGGATTCCAACACGACACAGGacttttcttcagctaATACTAGCCGCATCAGTGAtaaaagcttttcgtttttgagcGCAAATGAAGTAGCTGCTTACATACAGCAAGGCGCTTTGGGGCTTGCAGGGAGAGCAGCTCAGACCGGTTATGACAACGACAGCTCGGATTTTGACAGTTCCTACGTTTTGTTGGATCGGCTGGTTGATGAGAGCCTAATTTACACCTCTTCGTTTTCGATGTGGATGGGTGCAGACACACGAGATCCCCTCGAGTCTCCAGAACCATCAAATGGATGCGGCAAGGTAATTTTTGGCGCTGTTGACACCTCTTTATATACAGGCGATTTTGTGAAGTTTGATACTATCCCCTTTCACAATGCTCGCACAGGTGAAACGTCAAGGGGATATCCCATAATACCTCTGACTAAGGTGAACGTACAATCCAAATCCGGTGAAACCAAAAATATGACGTCGGATTCCTTTTTGGAGCCTGTGCTGATTGACTCGCGGTTCCGTTACAATTACTTGCCGTTAGAAATCATTGTTCAAATAGCCATGCAAGCTAACGCGTACTACGTGGAGTCACTTAATCGTTGGCTGTTGGCCTGCGATGTTGGAAGGCTGGGTGCATCTATCATTTTCGAGTTTGGAAACCTCAGTATAAACGTGCCGTTAAATAACTTGATGGGTCCCACGTTTGATTCTGACACTAACGGCActcttcatttttcaaacaaaCAGCAAGCGTGTGAGCTGAAACTTCTTCCTAGCACTGCATCAGGATTTAATGTATTAGGAGGCGcttttatcaaaaatgtctACATGGCCGCAGAATTGGAAAGTAACCAAGTTGCTTTGGCCCAGGCACAAAAGGTTTCAAGTGTTACTACTACAAGTAGCACGGCAGAGCTATCGCCAACGCCAACGTCCTCTAAAAGCGAAGAAGGGGGTGATGACGCAGCGAGCCACCTCTCCTacttcaacttgaagcCTGCTAAGACAATATCTGCTATCAAGTCCGGAATGATTCCTTTCGCAACAACCAACAACTTGACGTCTTTTCAAACTATGATGTTAAGCGACAAAGCTACAATGTCAACCTCTCCTAATACGAGGCTTTTCAATCAATTTACTGCCACTATATCATCAGATGGAGTGATTTTCACGGGTAGGTCATTCTATAATACTACCAATGACGTTTCAGTATCATCCACTACCTCGGCTTCCTTCGCGCTCTCTGAAACAACAAGCAAGTCTAATGCAGCTCGGACAAACTTCCCTCTTCAAAGTGTTGGGGGGTCTGGCTTGAGCATGCATTTCTACTCAGTCACTGTTTTACTAATTTCAGCTGCTATTTTCGCATTGTGA
- the SFB3 gene encoding Sfb3p (similar to uniprot|P38810 Saccharomyces cerevisiae YHR098C SFB3 Member of the Sec24p family forms a complex with Sec23p that is involved in sorting of Pma1p into COPII vesicles peripheral ER membrane protein potential Cdc28p substrate), producing MQRLNQSLSSLSLDRDSPSPIGVTRKNKRPNRAFHSFATDSYGLPDPQASAQNNFQPLAASNLGNISGNQASNFRVPFPSPSQRVSSGGPAESITSHYVPKQRLEDQQRYLTRSFVTSQDSVPPCVSTQYYCIDQGISDPRKLCLTMYNVPRNEQLRSATKLPVGAIIQPFAASVPDTAIDIIDASQRNGPLRCRRCRSYSNPNYSFTFDSKAVCNFCQVSTQLSEEHYAPLNPNGLRADINERPDLTKGTVEFLVPDTYNTVPGKPNIPLHYVFLVDISTLSNENKSSLAMVEGIRTCIEHISAKQPNCKVAIMAFDKEIRFFNLRPELNQAQEYIISDLQDVFVPIFTGLFVRPEESMHVIQDTLCKITAYIEDGKFSHHFEACYGSALKAARLALDTVTGGAGGKILASLSSKPTHGIGNLRLRNEDALKKTLKCENEAYVKLGQELLKNNISLDLFCTGSAFMDMVSVAQPVKVTSGILKYYPGFQLDKDEFTFVNDLLHSVANTVGYAGQLKVRCSSGLSVYNYYSESVENSDREPVIPVLHQDTTVNVLFKYDGRLPPAKDVHFQCALLYTDLNGARKVRCLNASAAVSDNIHEIFKFINQDAVVGIVLHDMLTTLDDCNFVQKRKTIDDKIVDVLTQYRALVSKSSSSQLVLPDSLKTWAAYLLSFEKSELMKNNNKSANGNSRVYDMFKYLNFTPAQLVFKLYPQILPLHELLQESDYTFYDENELLLQAAPLENLCVRASRSELVDGGCYLIFDGTTAYLWFNENTNTYLLRDLLDVDTDSVKHSEIALIGNAIPTLDSGINLKARSVLRNWAQVSGRSYVPVSPLRPHVDVYYSHTMAALLVEDRSIEMIEAYDAYLVSLHKRINEKVKREDYTKVGNPKDHEHITQKFIQF from the coding sequence ATGCAAAGGCTCAATCAAAGTCTATCCAGCTTGTCGCTGGATCGGGACTCACCCTCACCAATCGGAGTTacaagaaagaacaagagacCCAATCGAGCTTTTCACTCTTTTGCAACTGATAGCTATGGTTTGCCAGACCCGCAAGCTAGTGCGCAAAACAATTTCCAGCCGTTAGCTGCTAGCAACTTGGGAAATATCAGTGGGAATCAGGCCTCAAATTTTAGAGTACCTTTTCCATCCCCCAGCCAGCGTGTCTCTTCTGGTGGACCTGCTGAATCAATTACCTCACATTATGTGCCAAAACAAAGGCTTGAAGATCAGCAGCGCTATTTGACGAGGTCGTTTGTAACCTCTCAGGACTCTGTCCCGCCATGTGTATCTACGCAATATTATTGCATAGATCAAGGTATTAGTGATCCTCGCAAGCTATGCCTGACAATGTACAATGTCCCCCGAAATGAACAGTTAAGGTCAGCTACGAAGTTGCCTGTTGGGGCTATCATACAACCTTTTGCTGCTTCCGTTCCAGATACAGCAATTGATATTATTGACGCCTCGCAACGCAATGGTCCGCTTCGTTGTAGGCGTTGCAGGTCATACTCCAACCCAAATTACTCATTTACTTTTGATTCGAAAGCGGTGTGCAATTTTTGCCAGGTAAGTACCCAGTTAAGTGAGGAACACTATGCTCCGCTCAATCCAAATGGGCTAAGAGCAGACATCAATGAGCGGCCCGACCTTACGAAAGGGACGGTCGAGTTTCTTGTCCCTGACACTTACAACACAGTCCCGGGCAAACCAAACATTCCACTTCACTATGTTTTTCTAGTTGACATTTCAACGCTCTCAAATGAAAATAAGAGCTCGCTGGCTATGGTTGAAGGTATAAGAACTTGTATTGAGCATATTTCTGCGAAACAACCCAATTGCAAGGTTGCTATTATGGCATTTGACAAAGAAATTAGATTTTTCAACTTGAGACCTGAACTTAATCAAGCACAGGAATATATTATAAGCGATTTACAAGATGTTTTTGTTCCAATTTTCACTGGTTTGTTTGTTAGGCCCGAGGAGTCTATGCATGTCATACAAGATACCCTCTGCAAGATCACAGCCTACATTGAGGACGGAAAATTCTCGcaccattttgaagcatgtTATGGCTCTGCCTTAAAGGCAGCACGTCTGGCGCTTGACACCGTTACTGGTGGTGCCGGTGGTAAAATTCTAGCTAGTCTCAGCTCTAAGCCAACACACGGAATCGGTAACTTAAGACTGAGGAACGAGGacgctttgaaaaagactttgaaatgTGAAAATGAGGCATACGTCAAACTTGGGCAGGAATTGCTGAAGAACAACATATCATTGGACCTGTTTTGTACAGGGTCGGCATTCATGGATATGGTTTCTGTTGCACAACCTGTCAAGGTGACCTCCGGCATTTTGAAGTATTACCCCGGGTTTCAACTGGACAAAGACGAGTTTACATTTGTCAATGATTTATTGCACAGCGTTGCGAATACTGTTGGTTATGCTGGCCAGCTTAAGGTCAGATGCTCTTCGGGCCTTTCTGTTTATAACTACTACTCCGAGTCCGTTGAAAATTCAGATCGCGAGCCTGTGATTCCTGTTTTGCACCAAGATACAACAGTCAACgttcttttcaaatatGACGGGCGGTTACCGCCAGCAAAGGACGTGCACTTCCAGTGCGCTTTGTTGTACACTGACTTGAACGGCGCCAGAAAAGTGCGCTGCCTCAATGCTTCCGCAGCTGTCAGCGACAATATTCACGAAatattcaagttcatcaacCAGGATGCGGTGGTAGGCATAGTGTTGCACGACATGCTAACAACGCTTGATGACTGCaactttgttcaaaaaaggaaaacCATTGATGACAAGATCGTTGATGTACTTACTCAATACCGTGCtttggtttcaaaatcatcttCTAGTCAGCTGGTGCTGCCTGACTCTCTAAAGACGTGGGCAGCATACTTGctatcttttgaaaaatcagagctgatgaagaacaacaacaaatcAGCCAACGGAAATTCCAGAGTTTACGATATGTTCAAATACTTGAACTTCACCCCCGCGCAGCTCGTATTCAAACTATACCCGCAAATTCTGCCGCTCCATGAGTTGCTTCAAGAATCTGACTATACCTTCTACGACGAGAATGAGCTACTGCTGCAAGCAGCTCCTCTTGAGAACTTATGTGTCCGTGCTTCCCGCAGCGAGCTGGTCGATGGAGGGTGCTATCTGATTTTTGATGGCACTACTGCGTATCTGTGGTTTAACGAAAACACAAACACATATTTGCTACgcgatcttcttgatgtcgACACTGATTCTGTGAAGCACAGCGAGATCGCTTTGATTGGCAATGCGATTCCCACCCTTGACTCCGGCATCAACCTTAAAGCGCGCAGCGTCCTGAGAAATTGGGCCCAAGTTTCAGGACGCAGTTATGTTCCTGTCTCTCCGCTGAGACCACACGTTGATGTCTACTATTCTCACACAATGGCagcgcttcttgttgaggaCAGATCGATAGAGATGATCGAAGCGTACGACGCCTACCTAGTGTCGCTGCACAAGCGCATAAATGAGAAGGTCAAGCGAGAAGACTACACCAAGGTCGGCAACCCGAAAGATCATGAGCATATTACGCAGAAGTTTATTCAGTTTTAG
- a CDS encoding KLTH0E02640p (conserved hypothetical protein), producing MMRRSNSEKSSARRMSSNNPFRNASVESEASQYQSDKDFQEWVSSNTIYHPSGSRPKNSSMLSLTESIEEEPHRMASPSASLPREPYR from the coding sequence ATGATGCGAAGATCAAATAGTGAAAAGAGCAGCGCGCGGCGCATGTCCTCGAATAACCCGTTCCGTAATGCGTCTGTGGAGTCAGAGGCCAGCCAGTATCAGTCGGATAAAGACTTCCAAGAGTGGGTATCGTCCAACACGATATACCACCCTTCAGGATCAAGGCCCAAGAACTCCTCAATGCTGAGTCTCACGGAAAGTATTGAAGAGGAACCACACCGTATGGCGTCACCATCGGCGTCACTCCCCAGGGAACCTTACAGGTAA
- a CDS encoding Pal1 family protein (weakly similar to uniprot|Q66RD5 Saccharomyces cerevisiae YDR348C Protein of unknown function green fluorescent protein (GFP)-fusion protein localizes to the cell periphery and bud neck potential Cdc28p substrate), producing MTPPPRPASNNPFLDDMSPQSGSESPEEDYSPPQPTNGNGGGAGSAYPTAQEEKNRLRRRYIEQPSISDPVVDDLPPSYDEVAAVSKKPAAPYPREKSSSRYASSSTRSSDRRESSERSAHRRHRDGSERTHHSSSRRHREAGTHSSDRRKSSKDKKSSSSSKPLAKNVDTIDKLDVTGLFGGAFHHDGPFDACTPHRNRNTKVAPVMAFPADGPNSSIAGAANSKSPMKEVFGQEANDDDDAYLYGNKIYSRGNNSSTNTIGAIKPNMNGVTQFDVKAKNLVHGPTTVGLGSTTFLDGAPATGAANSNNRLHPQHLSSSQMKKVPSQKSGNGDYAASGDVYRREPLKLAKTHSGHLENDEDSPDEDVYLSTRFDPSAKKSSTSGNKFMRRVKSLKVGRKS from the coding sequence ATGACTCCTCCACCTCGCCCAGCATCTAACAACCCCTTTTTGGACGATATGAGTCCACAGTCGGGATCCGAAAGCCCAGAGGAAGACTATTCCCCACCCCAACCCACGAACGGCAATGGAGGCGGCGCGGGTTCCGCATACCcaacagctcaagaagaaaagaacagGTTGAGGAGGAGATACATTGAACAGCCTTCGATCTCGGATCCTGTTGTTGACGATTTGCCTCCCTCATATGACGAGGTCGCCGCAGTGTCGAAGAAGCCTGCAGCGCCATACCCAAGAGAAAAATCTTCTTCACGGTACGCCTCATCTTCGACGCGGTCCAGTGACCGGAGAGAGTCTTCCGAGAGGTCTGCACACCGTCGTCACCGCGACGGCAGCGAGCGCACACACCATTCTAGCAGCCGCCGCCATCGTGAGGCCGGAACCCACAGCTCTGACCGTCGCAAGTCATCTAAGGACAAAAAGTCTTCATCCTCGTCAAAACCACTGGCCAAGAATGTCGACACGATTGACAAGCTTGATGTGACCGGGCTGTTCGGTGGTGCTTTCCATCACGATGGGCCTTTTGACGCGTGCACTCCCCACCGTAACAGGAATACCAAAGTTGCCCCTGTCATGGCGTTCCCAGCGGACGGTCCAAACTCTTCTATAGCCGGTGCTGCTAACAGCAAATCTCCCATGAAGGAAGTCTTTGGCCAGGAGGCCaacgacgatgacgacgcCTATCTGTACGGCAACAAAATTTACAGTAGGGGCAATAACTCTTCGACCAATACTATTGGCGCAATAAAGCCTAACATGAACGGCGTGACCCAATTTGATGTCAAAGCTAAGAACCTTGTACATGGCCCTACCACAGTTGGATTGGGGTCAACAACTTTTCTGGATGGTGCTCCCGCTACTGGTGCCGCCAACAGCAACAATAGGCTTCACCCCCAGCACCTCTCAAGCTCCCAAATGAAGAAAGTCCCATCTCAAAAGTCTGGGAATGGCGATTACGCAGCTTCAGGGGACGTTTACAGGCGAGAGCCCCTCAAACTTGCCAAAACTCACTCTGGGCATCTTGAAAACGATGAAGACAGCCCAGATGAAGACGTTTACCTGAGCACTCGCTTTGATCCTTCAGCCAAGAAGTCCTCGACGTCTGGAAACAAATTCATGAGAAGAgtgaaaagtttgaaagtCGGGAGGAAAAGTTGA
- the MRP1 gene encoding mitochondrial 37S ribosomal protein mS43 (similar to uniprot|P10662 Saccharomyces cerevisiae YDR347W MRP1 Mitochondrial ribosomal protein of the small subunit MRP1 exhibits genetic interactions with PET122 encoding a COX3-specific translational activator and with PET123 encoding a small subunit mitochondrial ribosomal protein), which translates to MLRYSLVPRTLARSYIAPSLEHLARGKGVRGLFSEKGLQTAWFDRADFYTENLNKYMGQSEEKPLENIVYENAKSASKRDIFNNASMLYNLRFALSCLRANDLPSVTEKPGPQSLLATPSLELKFSNDPRDNGNEKLSAALASSFGSLVEFRSLLLNSNRAISGDGFTWLVARKVQSMHHESVISGTVEFDWLYVLNTYNAGSPFNFNRVGHMSDLKKQLSKLQTVEETPSSNPFQMKSVEEARETESYRDITYVPLLAIDASPKAWITDYGVFGKDLYLERVWESIEWNVVEQRLPTRAPNYQLS; encoded by the coding sequence ATGCTCAGATACAGCTTGGTTCCTAGGACTCTTGCCAGGAGCTATATAGCACCCTCTTTGGAGCACCTGGCCCGTGGAAAGGGGGTGAGAGGGCTGTTTTCCGAAAAGGGCCTCCAGACGGCGTGGTTCGACAGGGCCGACTTCTACACCGAAAACCTGAACAAATACATGGGGCAATCGGAGGAGAAGCCTCTGGAAAACATAGTTTACGAGAATGCGAAGTCTGCTTCCAAACGCGACATATTCAACAATGCATCTATGCTTTACAATCTCAGGTTTGCCTTGTCTTGCCTGCGTGCCAATGATCTGCCTAGCGTCACAGAAAAACCTGGGCCTCAGTCTTTGCTAGCTACGCCGAGCTTGGAgctcaagttttccaaCGACCCTCGGGACAACGGAAATGAAAAGTTGAGCGCGGCATTAGCCTCTTCTTTTGGCTCGCTGGTGGAGTTCAGGTCGCTGCTCTTGAACTCCAACAGGGCCATCTCAGGCGACGGGTTCACATGGCTTGTTGCTAGAAAGGTGCAAAGTATGCATCATGAAAGCGTGATCTCGGGGACTGTTGAATTTGACTGGCTCTACGTCCTAAATACCTACAACGCTGGGTCCCctttcaacttcaacagAGTCGGGCACATGAGCGATCTGAAAAAGCAACTTTCCAAGCTACAAACAGTGGAAGAAACCCCAAGTTCGAACCCATTTCAGATGAAGTCCGTTGAGGAGGCCAGGGAAACCGAGTCCTACAGAGATATTACTTATGTTCCTTTGCTGGCCATAGACGCGTCGCCCAAAGCGTGGATTACAGACTACGGcgtttttggcaaagaTCTGTATTTAGAGAGGGTGTGGGAATCGATAGAGTGGaatgttgttgagcaaCGGCTCCCTACGCGGGCGCCTAACTACCAGCTGTCCTGA
- the SVF1 gene encoding Svf1p (similar to uniprot|Q05515 Saccharomyces cerevisiae YDR346C SVF1 Protein with a potential role in cell survival pathways required for the diauxic growth shift expression in mammalian cells increases survival under conditions inducing apoptosis), which yields MLKWIQGGISAVTGIAEPEYGKDFIHPVTGQVKDKQPFHVAEREDFHWLSPTHTNVETMTFYFTDLKQGYIGFAQVIHSNVVGIHTTAQFTFRLYNVKEPKLNVWTSTKLANFRIDGPNFYADDLSIEMNEAGSQVRFQSSVNPASVVDLTFERAVPGVKVGANGTTYYGDNLEQPWGSMRHVFWPRNFCHGTLKVKPELDSESDTEAEKEVPVQEIVFEKGAPVFSMFVMALQGMKPHHAAKAWNFLNFQSETHSAVLMEFTTPKSYANTKICVGILCDKKDIIAVTIDNNFEHLDTKIDSVGWPVPHKIDVSFKGVKSDVSDEEVATASPVTALASGPLEQLVERVDVMSEIPSFVKNIVSGVAGTKPYIYQYANDFSLRVDDAAPVSGTGWCEITFISEAEEVTEESYSET from the coding sequence ATGCTTAAGTGGATTCAAGGCGGTATTTCTGCCGTGACCGGTATTGCGGAACCAGAGTATGGTAAGGATTTCATCCACCCAGTGACCGGGCAGGTGAAGGACAAACAGCCCTTCCATGTTGCCGAGAGAGAAGACTTCCATTGGCTGAGCCCTACTCACACCAATGTGGAGACCATGACTTTCTACTTTACTGACCTGAAGCAGGGCTACATAGGCTTTGCTCAGGTCATTCACTCCAACGTCGTGGGCATCCACACGACGGCGCAATTCACGTTCAGACTGTACAATGTCAAGGAGCCAAAACTGAACGTGTGGACCTCGACGAAGCTGGCGAACTTCAGAATTGACGGTCCTAACTTCTACGCTGACGACCTGTCTATTGAGATGAACGAGGCCGGCTCGCAGGTGAGATTCCAGTCATCCGTCAACCCCGCCAGCGTAGTCGACTTGACGTTCGAGCGTGCGGTTCCTGGTGTCAAGGTTGGTGCTAACGGCACAACCTACTACGGCGATAACCTAGAGCAACCCTGGGGCAGCATGAGACACGTTTTTTGGCCCAGAAACTTCTGTCATGGTACGTTGAAAGTCAAGCCTGAGTTGGACAGCGAATCCGACACTGAGGCTGAAAAGGAGGTGCCTGTGCAAGAAATCGTATTTGAAAAGGGAGCGCCCGTCTTTTCAATGTTCGTTATGGCGCTACAGGGCATGAAGCCTCACCACGCCGCGAAGGCCTGGAACTTTCTGAATTTCCAATCGGAGACCCACAGCGCGGTTCTCATGGAGTTCACCACGCCTAAGTCGTACGCAAACACAAAGATCTGCGTCGGGATACTTTGTGATAAGAAAGATATCATAGCTGTCACCATAGACAACAACTTCGAGCACTTGGACACCAAGATTGACTCTGTGGGGTGGCCAGTTCCTCATAAGATAGACGTTTCTTTCAAGGGCGTAAAATCTGATGTGAGTGATGAAGAGGTCGCAACCGCGTCGCCAGTGACAGCTCTTGCTTCGGGACCtctggagcagctggtcgaaagggtcgATGTCATGAGCGAGATCCCAAGTTTTGTGAAGAATATTGTGTCGGGCGTGGCGGGCACGAAGCCTTACATCTACCAATATGCTAACGATTTCAGCCTACGCGTCGATGACGCGGCCCCAGTTTCTGGAACGGGCTGGTGCGAGATCACTTTTATTTCAGAGGCCGAAGAGGTCACTGAAGAGTCTTACAGCGAGACTTAG